ACGGTTTCAAACTGATGGTCAGCAGTTGCTTTGTGTGAAGCCACGGCGGACTGTAAAGCATCAATGAGAAAGGCACAACAGAATGAAGCAGCGAGGTTATCCGAGGACAGGCTGGCGAGCGCCCCCAtctctcctgcaggaggaggaggaggaggtggaggaggggaggatgaCAGGGTGAGGGGATGAGAGGATGCTGTTGCTATGGCATGCAGGCTCCTCCGATCATCCAGCATCCTGTGTGTCCTCATGTCACCCCAGCCAGGtgggaaaacaacagaaacatgtttctgagGCTCTGCGATGAGCTCGTGGTCATTCAGGGATTCGGATGCACCGTTATACCTTTTCTAAAGGAGCAGTCTCTCCTCGTGCTGCTGCTCATTTGCTGTTGTTGACATTCTGATGCAGAGGAACAGTGATGCTGCAAAATGCATCGGTGCTGCGTTCATAGTGGCTGATATGAAAAATACATGTTTGGCATGCTTTTCTTCTAGCCAAAATACAGTAAAGGTGGTTGTATTTTTCAGCATAACACGTTTTTCAGGCATTAATGGGTAATTAAACATACGTGTACATTTGATTTTCCATATGAAGCTCAGAGCCATCACGTCTACTCATCTCTCCTCAATGAGAATATAGATCACAATAAAAGGCAGTGTGTGAGACGGCTTGTGTCGCTCCCCTCTGGTCCAGCATCGGTTTGGGGATGCAGGCTTGTTTTCTGACTGCAGAAGAAGCGTCTGGCGTCAGAACTGGTCTGCTGTTGAAGCTGCCGTTTCTGCTGCAcgtctgtcagctgcttctgtttgttttgacgCTCTGTCACGTTTCACACTCACTGGGAAGGAAACACCCAAAAGCTCAAACCCTGCACACTGGCTAAAGCACTAGTCACATGAGCTTCCCTCGGCTCATGACATCTCAGTgccctgcaggtgtgtgtgtgtgtgtgtggtctgcgAGTTGAAACGAAGCCCGGGTCTGATTTAAACTGTTGACTGAATATGGAGTTTTGCCAGTTTTCTCTTAATGGATTCTTCTTTTTACTTCCGATGTAACTAAACAGTAACGACCACACTGCTCTTCCACACactgtcgtgtgtgtgtttcaggtttcTGATAACGGCTGGGTCAGTTTTTAAAATCCATTCAGAGCGTTTTGTAAACCTCCAAATACGATTTATCTAAAATTAGAATTAGAAAACtggcaaactgcacacagaattAAGCAGATTAATTACTGTGAGATGAGGCTGCTACCCGCTGACTGCACCACCGTGTGCAGTCTCAGCTGATGTTCGAACTGCGCTGTGTGAATGGTGTCCAGTTTTTCTCTTTGGGATGTTATGAATCGTCAACACTGTAAGAGAAGATTCATGGCTTCTTTTGCGTAATAAGGCATGAGAAATTGAAACGACTGTCTCCTTTCTGACTAAAGCAACATGGAAAATGTAGCAAACAACAGCGATGGTGCAGAGCTGTGGCGAAGTTTTAAATGTTCTTTGGCATCACCTTTGAGGCACCTTCATTGTTCTGATGTTGAACACTTTCAAGCAGAACATGAAGCAACATTATTCAGCCAATCTGGTCAGTTTATCACAAAGTGAACGTGTGGTGAAAGAGTTTCTGAACTGCGAACTGAAACCAGAAGCACAAAATCAAGGAAGAAAAggtcaaaaataacaaaaaaaaaaaaaccccagcaaacTGCTTCTCTATTCAAACTCTGCAGACACAGATCATAATAATTAACTTTATCTCCCATTCATTCTGTCACATCTGGCTGGATTTGATACGATGGTGCCTGTTCTTGATGTTTTTACTTGCATCAGCCCTTCCAATGAGAAACACATCCAGAGTAATCTATAGCGCAGCCTTAATCTGATTCAGATTAGTTTTCCTGGGTAATCTGCCTTCATCTATAATAAGCTGAGTTGGACTCCAGCCCCCCACCAGCCTCCTACTGTATAGGTGCATAATATCAGATTAACTTGGTGTTGGGGGCGACATGTCCCTCATGTCGTATTGAGGTTTACAGCGGCCACAGCGGCGGAGACCTGACGGGATCCATGGAGCCGCAGACACCAACAGCCGGAGCGCCGTGCTTCCTTAATGCATCCGCGCTGCGCTTATAAATAGATAGATGGGGATTTGTCTGTCTGGAGTGGAGAGCGCGCTCCTGGCTCCAGGCCCAGATTATCAGACGAATCGCAGAAGGTCAGCGCCTGGTGTAACGCCACCTGAGACCTGAGGCTGGCCGGCGGAGAGGCGCACTGCTTACACTGCGATGGAATTGGAGcgttttcaagaagttccaccttgggagccgtttttaaaaaaagctctgTTGTCAGTAGCTCtcagcaccgttgtcgtgtaaacacacCCTTAAACCCAATgaagattttgtgttttcacttgaagtcgTGGTGAAAACAAGGCCTCAGGCTGTTGACTCTGAAATCACCACCTTCTTCTCGTCTCGTGCTGTGAAACAAACTTTGGTTGTCAAACTTCTAAATAACTTTGACAATAAGATCCAGTGAAGCAATAAAAACCTGCTCATCGTTCCTGTGTCTTCAGGCTTCCAGTTCAGGGAAGCCTTGACTCTATATTGGAATGATTTTCCTTCACTGGTCCACGTTGTCTCCTCCAAATCAAGCTTTTTAGTCCAGTATTTTTCTGAAACTTCCTCCGATAAGAACAGTAGAACGATGTGTGTGGAGGTTTTCAGGCCAGATGTCTCAACAGAGGGCAGGAAGGTCACTGGTGCTGAAGATTAGAGCTTTATCTAACACAGAGTCAACATGCGGAGGACACGCCATAAAGCTGTGATAAGGTgacgtctgtgcgccgcggcgCTCTAAATGCCTGAGAAGCCTTGAAACGGGAGTCCAGCTGGTTCTCTGTCTGCAGTCGGACGGGAAATGACCCAGAAACGCCATGTTTTATGGCGATGGTGAAACCAGACCCCCAACGCTAAAGACTCCATAAACCTACATACTGTGCACGGCGGACTCACGTGCATGGCAGAGTGACGTGCGCTCGGCTTCTTCCCTCAACTTGAACCGATTTCCCACCACAGCCGCTTGTTTTCAGGTTCTGTCGGATTCTCAGACGACTCGAGTGACGTGTGACATCCCAGTCTCGTCACAGGAGTGGATAAAAGCTGCCGCGGGGCTCGTGAGGACTTTTAATTAGACAGCAGTGTTTGCAGACAGCTGCAGGCTGTGGGTCAAACAGTCAAACGGGAAGATCAGCTCCTCCCCTTCACTCACATCAGGAAACTCCAGATCAAATCGAGAAGCACTGCTGGAGTGTGAAGCTTTCCCCGGTTAGTGTGAACTGTCGAGGACCCGAGCATGAGTCAGagagttcaacacacacacacacacacacacacacacacacagtcagcagagCTTCTTCTTCCACCTACTGCTAATCATTAACTCGCCATTCATGAAAACGTGAAAACAAACGGCGGCTGCGCCGCGGCAGAGGAAGCTCGCCACACCTGATTCCTGTCGTCACATCAGAGTCTGATGTTTCACCACCAACCTTCaacctgacaggaagtggaaagcTCCCGGCTCAGTCGAGTCaatgtttcacttcagtttgaGCAGCGTTTCTGCACGGCCTCGAGGAGGTCAGGGTTCAGCGGTGCGGCGGCCCGAGGCCCCGCTCTCGTTGCGATGAGATGCCGCCGCGCCCTGCTAATACGTTACCTATGACTGTTTGGCCAACAGCACCTCCGCAGAGGCTtccttcatcctctcctcttcacATTTGATGAACTAGGCTTCCTTTCTTTGATCAAAGATCAGGTTTGGGTtgtggggtaaaaaaaaaaaggcatcttTGAAAACTTTAGaatttggtgcatttttttgaTTAAACTTGCGGGATTGTGACTCCTCTCCTGTACATATGCAGACTTACTGCGCTCATCCGTTAATCTTATAGATGACTTTATTCACAGCTGATCCCTGACCAGCTGGCAACGTCATACACACTCCAGCGCTTTCTCCCACTCTTTGGTaataaatgtgtgaataaataCACAGAGTAAATTAAGATGGCCTGTATTTACATTACTATCTCATAATCTGTTTGGCATGTTGACAGGAGGCGGTGATGAACATAAACCTGTCCTCCAGGGATGGTTAATCAGTGACGTTAGCCGTTAGTCATTACAGACAATCCAGTGAGAGACAAGGTGgaacatgcacagaaaaaaaacacctcatggATCAGAGGGTGAAGTTTTCTTGGAAAAACTCACTCATTGCTCATTTCTAATCAAAATCAATCCAGCCAGAAGGAGGTTCCTCCCTCTCACAGCTCCGTAGGaaactgcagggtttttttttggatgtgTTGAGATTTTGCCTTTGAATTTCTGCTTCCATGTGTGAAATGTTGGAGTTGTGGTGCAGAGTCGTTATttccagagggtggaggagttgAAGGGGGGCCGGGGGCTTTATGAGGTGGAATAACCCACAGAGGAGACGCTCTCCTTTCCCCCGCCCCTTCCAGCGGTTTCTCTCTGTGCTACAGTCGCTGACGCTGTTCCAGTAAATGCTGTAGGTCCCGGCCTGGTCCTGGATCCGCTCCAGCGGGCCATGTGAGAGCTGctggaagggggcggggccacgccCACCGCCTGCCTCCGATTGGCCGAGAGCGCCCCGGGGGCCCGCCTCCCCCCTTCTGAGCCCCGCGCTGGGCCTCTGAGGGTGTGAACCACAGATGAGAGCTCAGATATTCAGAGGAGAGCTTCTCCATTTTACTGCCCCGCAGGCCTCGCCCGTTTCGAAGACCcgagaggaaaaacagcctcTTCTCCTCAGAACGGGCTCAAAtttatggaagaaaaaaaaactgtgtagatattcagcattttcaaactCTTCACtgcatttaaagtgaaaattgaaGTTGGAGAAAGTGCAGGTTTCTCCATTTGAGGTGtcacagcctgcagcagcagttccctGATGATgcctcctccatgctgctggagCACCGTGCTCCCTGACGGATGACCTGAGGCCTGTGCTGCTCATCCAGAGCTCGATGACTGGAGGCCTGGACTGCTCATCCAGAGCTCGATGACTGGAGGCCTGGGCTGCTCCCTGTACCATTCAGTTCTGCAGACTCACCTCCAGCCGCACTGTCAGGCCTCCACCTCGAAGGACGTTCATTGATCCAGTCCTGGATCAAACACAAATTGCAAATCTTTCCATAGTACTCCTTGttagaaaacaaacaggaagttgtgcgaaaaacactgaaacagttgGACATTCAGACATAAATAGAAGGTCACATTAAGGTCACCTGGAAAGGTCAGAGTGCATTTTAGGTTCAGCCTGAAATTTCATCTGAAAGCCCGTTATCACGAACTGTTAATGAGTATTGTTAGTTACCTTTCAGACAGTACAAAgacaaatgacacacacacacacacacacacacacacacacacacacacaccatatccAGTCTCATATACAAACTGTTACGTAAAAGAGTAACAGCCTGCTGCGTTATTACATAACATGACTTCAGTGCATGTGACTGCAGGCTGGAGTATGATACAGCTGCATAtactctgtcagtgtgtgtgtgtgtgtgtgtgtgtgtgtgtgtgtgtgtgtgtgtgtgtcctgtctggagctcatgtttttttttttcatctttcaggGAAACTGCAGGACGGTTCCTGTTTCAAATGCACGAGCCTCAGACTCTCCAGTCAGAAGTGAGTCTGTCAACAAAACCTGCAGCTTTAATAAACGATTCTCTGAACTTTATTTAATTCAGTTACATTttctaaacacatttttcattttattcattacattttccttccaagttgttgtttgttgaacttttttattttctttttcttctgtgagAATACCCTTATTTTATGCTTTTTAAAACCTGTACAGTCATATCAGTCTTTAGGGCCGTGTTATTCTCTGGTTTTAGTATTCCTGTGAACTgtaattaatttcttttttcaatttttgggTCCATTTCTGCTTCAACTTATATTCTTTGCACTTTGTATAATTACATCTTTAAACGTTTCAGCTATTTTGGTGCCTTGTTGGTTAGTAGAACATttgtttgaatgtattttatcagttttttttctaaatcttaCTTAAAATTCAGGTTAACCGACCTGATCTTTGCTTTAGCATTTAAATGTATTCAATGTAAagtaatttatttgtttttttaagtatatTTATAGAAATATCCCGCTTCATTTCATAATACTGAGTTTGGAtaatctctgtgttttcccccccagcagcgccccctagtggcctGACGCGCTAATGTCTTCCATGTtagcgtttctgccatttccgtgtgaacagacatcattttcgaaacgttgcgtgtgtgtgtgtgtgtgtgtgtgtgtgtgtgtgtgtgtgtgtgtgtgtcttcaggtgtGACGGCCTCCGGCTCAGCGGTCTGTCCCAGCTCTCCTCGTTCGGTCCGTCCCTCCCGCCGCCGGACGAGTCCGCCGCTCCCTGCCTGAGCTCGGACTCTCAGCGCCTCTACTGCGCCCTGGTGGCGGTgccgtccccgtcctcctcctcgtcctcgtacCCCGGCATCGCGGCGGGGGCGCGGTGGACGATAGCGCGACCGCAGGACGTCCGCGGCGTCCGGTGGATCCACGCCTCCGGCAGGAGGTGGGACGACTCCAAGGTGGAGAAGTCTCTGCGCTCGTTGaaggacaagaagaagaagctggaggagggggggccggTGTACAGCCCCACGCTGGACGCCGAGCCGGCCCGGCGGACGCTGCGGCAGCGCGTCCTGGACGAGGTCAAGCACTACTACCACGGCTTCCGGCTGCTGTGGATCGACACCACCATCGCAGGGCGCATGCTGTGGAGGGTCCTGAACGGACACCCGCTGTCCCGCCGCGAGAGGAGacaggtgaggggggggggcggggggacacGCACGGTCATTATGGCCACTGCTCTCAGTGAAACGAAGCGTCTCCCCTGCGCggcggaggacggcgaggagctGAAACATCAGAGCAAACAGCTCAGACGTCTTGCTCCTTAATGTTTAATCCACCGCCTCTAACTGGATCAATTATGGGAATTGGCTGAACGCTGAGTTGTTTACTCACCAGACGCTCAGCAGGTTGAGCCGCCTGATTGAAGCTTGAGCTGCTGACGGGAGAAGCTGTTGTTTAACGTTCGCTTCACGCTGCGTTTATTTTCTCAGCTTAAACCGCGGGAAGAGATAAAGAGCAAAAAGTGAGACGGAGTCCAAAACTTCAACACCTCCTCAGTTCCTGTGGTTCACAGTTCAGCATAACCTGAGTCTGACTGAACTTCAGCTCATACCGACTGTGGGTTCTAGTTTTAACTTCACATTATCTTGTAATTTACTGTTAAATACAGAGTGGAAACCGGTCGATTTCACTTATATGCGATCCTTGCGGTAACTGGATACGCCGGGTTTTCAccggtgggggtgtgtgtgacgTGCAGAGCAGCTGAGGGAGGCCCGCTGCTCTGCAGTAATCTGATCAAGGTTCTGGCACGGAGGCGTCGTTTCAGGCAAGGTGAGCAGGTCGGCCGTGCTGCTCGCCACACGGGGAACATTCAGACGACACGCGAACAAACCGTGATCATCTGGAAGGTGTGAGGGGTCGATCGGCCCCCTGCCGATCCCGGCAAGCAGGTCATTTACATCGacttcaatgaatgaatgacaagGAGCAGTTGGAGCACATTTTCCTCGACTTAAATCACAAAAAACATCCTGAAGGGACTTTTTAATTCTTAATTTGATGGTCTTAACTGATCAAATCACTTAAAAGTTCCAatctgtggaaaaaagaaacatctcaAGAGGTTTACATGATGCCGTTTTGAAGTGATAATGTAAAACCTTTGTGGTGTTTcgttgtctgtttacatgacaacagcagTCAGAGTCTGAAAACAGCTGCCAAGATAGAATTAAAACTCTCCGTCTctggaaaatgatgaaaatgcaacttttataAAGTTCTCCAAGtctgttcacactgttttcagtgtttctgccgtttcaaTCGATGgacaaagttttcaaaaagtttccccGTAAACACTAAACTTTTCTAAAAACACATAAACGACGTGTTTTCGCCTGAAACGTCGTCGTTTAGCCTGAACCTTGGACTTTACAGTCATTCAGTACGTTTACGTTTACCACAAGTAATCCCATCACTGGCTGATCTGATTACAGCGGCGCCATGTAAACACTGCAGTCTGACTGGACTGGACCCGTCGATCCCAGTGAAATCGTGACGGGATCAGAGGAGAATGTTTAAGATCTTCAGAGGCCTCGGAGCCTGGCGGTGGTGCTGATGATGATTAAACCCCCCCTGACCCCGCTgaccccccccgacccccccacccctcctgcACCTTTTGAGATGCAGCAGCCTCCCTGTGAGCTTCCTGAACCCCTCCACACCTCATTCATCTGACCCAaacctgcttctcctccttaATCTGCTCCTTTCATATTCACTCCCAACACTCAGGCCTCCGTTTAAAGCCGCTCCTCCTTTAACCCCCCGTCCCCCCGATGGGACACTCTGGGAGACGATATACATGTCAATGGGCCGTGGACAAAGGCCTTTTCACTCCGGCCGGCCCCAATCCTTCACCCCACCGGCCTAGAAAGGACCCGTGTTGTGGCCTCCTGTGTCCCGGGCCGGTCCGTTCAGCCGCCGCCGGGCGCTACAGCGACGCCTTGAGGCCGACCGCCGTCGAACCGCTGCTTCTGTTCACGTCTCGGCAGACTAAAACGCTTCCTGTTGGATCGAAtgcgctgatttttttttaaactttgtgaGGCAGATTGTTCACTTTGGTCAAATCGTGGCCGCAGGGTCAGAAGTGCTGAGTAGAGGAGGGTGATTGGAGCAGGAGACAAAGGAAGAGCGGATCAACACGTCCAGCGTTTCAACCTgttgctgccctctgctggaggaacacacacattacagcCCAAAGCATGAAAAGTACCCCAAAGAAATGACCCcggtttctgttttctgctcagttCCTCAGAACGTGTGCGGACGTCTTCCGGCTTCTCCCCTTCCTCGTCTTCATCATCGTCCCCTTCATGGAGTTCCTGCTTCCCGTCGCGCTCAAGCTTTTCCCCAACATGCTGCCGTCCACCTTCGAGACGCAGTCCAAGAAGGTGAGCCCGAGCTTTGGGATCCGGTCTGGATCCGATCCGTGGCCTGGACGGGTGTGTTCACTCTCCGGTCATCTCCGTCATCCCGCCGCCGGACGGGAACCGGAGGAGCGGTTTCCCCTCAGCCGCCCTCAAAccttcccttttcttttctcttttgaagGAGGAGCGGCTGAAAAAGGAGCTGAgggtcaaactggagatggCCAAGTTCTTACAGGACACCATCGAGGAGATCGCTCTGAGGAACAAGGTGGCGCAGGACACCGTGACCGAGGAGttctccaccttcttccagAAGGTCAGTGTGGCTCCAggaggcaaacacacactcatactcactgctgccacctggtggtcAATACAAGAACTACAGTCTGTTTATTTCATCCACATTGAAGCATTTCTTTACTCTATCTGCACACATTAGTTCAATATAGATTTGATTGATTTCTGATGCATTTAGATAATTATTTAATGTACATTTtgtataaaaaatattttaaaatgataatttaTTCTATTATATAATTACATTTGTGTTACAATAAACATATTCTGGAACTGGATCTGATCCCATCTGACGATGCAGGTGGTtgaataacataataataaGAAATGTAAGTAACTAAGAAGATTTAGGTGAAAACTATCCGCCTGAACTCATGTTGAATGTCTTTCAAGTTACTTTTGCATTAAAATCTGACTTTGAGGGTTTCTGCACTGTAACGTCTCCGTCGCTGCAGATCCGTGACTCCGGCGAGCGTCCCAGCAACGAGCAGATCATCAAGTTCTCCAAGCTGTTCGAGGACGAGCTGACCCTGGACAACCTGACCCGGCCTCAGCTGGTGGCGCTGTGccgcctgctggagctgcagtccaTCGGCACCAACAACTTCCTGCGCTTCCAGCTCATCATGAAGCTGCGGGCCATCAAGGCCGACGACAAGGTGCCGGCGCCTCCCGTCTTCACTCTGCCAGAGGAGGGTAGCTCCCAGAATGCCTCATTAACACAGCTCTGTGCTGTCGCTGCAGCTGATCGCGGAGGAAGGAGTGGAGAGCCTGAACGTCAACGAGGTGCAGGCGGCCTGCCGAGTCCGGGGGATGAGAGCTCTGGGAGTCACCGAGGAGCGTCTGAGGGAGCAGCTCAGCCAGGTGggaggacacacagctggatggcCAGAAgggggacacacagctggatggcCAGAAgggggacacacagctggatggcCAGAAgggggacacacagctggatggcCAGAAgggggacacacagctggatggcCAGAAGgggggacacacagctggatggcCAGAAgggggacacacagctggatggcCAGAAgggggacacacagctggatggcCAGTGTTAGAGTTCACATCTGGACACACATCTGGATTCACATCAAACTCAACTCAAACACATACTTATGTAAACACTACATTTCCTTTTTAGGTTATCGTTGATTGTAGTGATTTCATTTCTCCtctggtgtttttgtgtctgcagTGCTCCAGCTGGACTGCTGGGTTCGGTTTCATTGACTTTTcataaatgaagctgaagcgATCTGAGTGAGATTAAACAGTAACTTGTGATGGAGCAGACCTCAGAGATCCCTCCAATCCCTCATAAAGCAAACGGCTGTGCAGAAGCCACTCCAGCTCTATGTTTATGCTCAACAACCTTagaattagttaaaaaaaaaaaatccaagcaaGAACTTGTCCAATTTGTAACTATTTTATCGTCAAAgcacatgaaagaaaaagaaaaaacatggaaGTTCTTGCTGTTTGGACTCATTGGATCTTTTTATCTGAAGTTGTTTGGCTAAATTTGAGCggttatttaaagttttaacacaGATGGATGTCAGGAAGTGTGTATTTAAGAGTGTAAAGTGACTGTGCGGCTCTCCCTCTTTGCAGTGGCTGGAGCTGCACCTGAACCAGCAGATCCCCACCTCGCTGCTGCTCCTGTCCCGCGCCATGTTCCTGCCCGACACGCTGTCGCCTGCAGACCAGCTGAAAACCACGCTGCAGACGCTTCCTGAGATGGTGGTACGTCACCGCGGCAGGGAGTCCGCCGCGTCCGGCGCCGTGAGCCGAAGGCGAGGACAATGAAAAGGCCGTTTCTCCTCCCTTTCCAGACCAAAGAGGCTCAGATGATGGTGGCGGAGATGGAGCTGTCCAAGGTGGACAACAAGACCAAAGTGGAGAcgacgctgcaggaggaggcggccaTACGCCAGGACAACAAGGACCGGGAGATGGAGAGGCTGGCCGACGCCGCCGAGAAGGCTGCCAAGGTAACGGCTCTGCGGGGCGTCCGGGAGGCGAGGGCCCTCCTCCC
Above is a window of Salarias fasciatus chromosome 19, fSalaFa1.1, whole genome shotgun sequence DNA encoding:
- the letm1 gene encoding mitochondrial proton/calcium exchanger protein isoform X2, which gives rise to MALILFTRSRAPLMKTSRSLKNEFRKGKLQDGSCFKCTSLRLSSQKCDGLRLSGLSQLSSFGPSLPPPDESAAPCLSSDSQRLYCALVAVPSPSSSSSSYPGIAAGARWTIARPQDVRGVRWIHASGRRWDDSKVEKSLRSLKDKKKKLEEGGPVYSPTLDAEPARRTLRQRVLDEVKHYYHGFRLLWIDTTIAGRMLWRVLNGHPLSRRERRQFLRTCADVFRLLPFLVFIIVPFMEFLLPVALKLFPNMLPSTFETQSKKEERLKKELRVKLEMAKFLQDTIEEIALRNKVAQDTVTEEFSTFFQKIRDSGERPSNEQIIKFSKLFEDELTLDNLTRPQLVALCRLLELQSIGTNNFLRFQLIMKLRAIKADDKLIAEEGVESLNVNEVQAACRVRGMRALGVTEERLREQLSQWLELHLNQQIPTSLLLLSRAMFLPDTLSPADQLKTTLQTLPEMVTKEAQMMVAEMELSKVDNKTKVETTLQEEAAIRQDNKDREMERLADAAEKAAKGEEVGLEADRMKRNGAAAALSKTETSSETLRDVAPVIESMKGEEITKEEIDMLSDACSKLKEQKKLLTLEKEELEELKDDVQEYNEDLEEIKKELSKTGQEKALEESKASKRLSKRVNRMIGRIDKIIGELEKDKVILDGQVDSGSTPPVGLFYTFRENLISIDELIAVMRQIQNIPEHKLQSIAEALDDNKDGKIDIDDVIKVVELIDKEDIDISTSQVADIMVMLQKEEKLMEKEKAKEKAEKEQAATLNS
- the letm1 gene encoding mitochondrial proton/calcium exchanger protein isoform X3 produces the protein MALILFTRSRAPLMKTSRSLKNEFRKGKGKLQDGSCFKCTSLRLSSQKCDGLRLSGLSQLSSFGPSLPPPDESAAPCLSSDSQRLYCALVAVPSPSSSSSSYPGIAAGARWTIARPQDVRGVRWIHASGRRWDDSKVEKSLRSLKDKKKKLEEGGPVYSPTLDAEPARRTLRQRVLDEVKHYYHGFRLLWIDTTIAGRMLWRVLNGHPLSRRERRQFLRTCADVFRLLPFLVFIIVPFMEFLLPVALKLFPNMLPSTFETQSKKEERLKKELRVKLEMAKFLQDTIEEIALRNKVAQDTVTEEFSTFFQKIRDSGERPSNEQIIKFSKLFEDELTLDNLTRPQLVALCRLLELQSIGTNNFLRFQLIMKLRAIKADDKLIAEEGVESLNVNEVQAACRVRGMRALGVTEERLREQLSQWLELHLNQQIPTSLLLLSRAMFLPDTLSPADQLKTTLQTLPEMVTKEAQMMVAEMELSKVDNKTKVETTLQEEAAIRQDNKDREMERLADAAEKAAKGEEVGLEADRMKRNGAAAALSKTETSSETLRDVAPVIESMKGEEITKEEIDMLSDACSKLKEQKKLLTLEKEELEELKDDVQEYNEDLEEIKKELSKTGQEKALEESKASKRLSKRVNRMIGRIDKIIGELEKDKVILDGQVDSGSTPPVGENLISIDELIAVMRQIQNIPEHKLQSIAEALDDNKDGKIDIDDVIKVVELIDKEDIDISTSQVADIMVMLQKEEKLMEKEKAKEKAEKEQAATLNS
- the letm1 gene encoding mitochondrial proton/calcium exchanger protein isoform X4; translated protein: MALILFTRSRAPLMKTSRSLKNEFRKGKLQDGSCFKCTSLRLSSQKCDGLRLSGLSQLSSFGPSLPPPDESAAPCLSSDSQRLYCALVAVPSPSSSSSSYPGIAAGARWTIARPQDVRGVRWIHASGRRWDDSKVEKSLRSLKDKKKKLEEGGPVYSPTLDAEPARRTLRQRVLDEVKHYYHGFRLLWIDTTIAGRMLWRVLNGHPLSRRERRQFLRTCADVFRLLPFLVFIIVPFMEFLLPVALKLFPNMLPSTFETQSKKEERLKKELRVKLEMAKFLQDTIEEIALRNKVAQDTVTEEFSTFFQKIRDSGERPSNEQIIKFSKLFEDELTLDNLTRPQLVALCRLLELQSIGTNNFLRFQLIMKLRAIKADDKLIAEEGVESLNVNEVQAACRVRGMRALGVTEERLREQLSQWLELHLNQQIPTSLLLLSRAMFLPDTLSPADQLKTTLQTLPEMVTKEAQMMVAEMELSKVDNKTKVETTLQEEAAIRQDNKDREMERLADAAEKAAKGEEVGLEADRMKRNGAAAALSKTETSSETLRDVAPVIESMKGEEITKEEIDMLSDACSKLKEQKKLLTLEKEELEELKDDVQEYNEDLEEIKKELSKTGQEKALEESKASKRLSKRVNRMIGRIDKIIGELEKDKVILDGQVDSGSTPPVGENLISIDELIAVMRQIQNIPEHKLQSIAEALDDNKDGKIDIDDVIKVVELIDKEDIDISTSQVADIMVMLQKEEKLMEKEKAKEKAEKEQAATLNS
- the letm1 gene encoding mitochondrial proton/calcium exchanger protein isoform X1 — translated: MALILFTRSRAPLMKTSRSLKNEFRKGKGKLQDGSCFKCTSLRLSSQKCDGLRLSGLSQLSSFGPSLPPPDESAAPCLSSDSQRLYCALVAVPSPSSSSSSYPGIAAGARWTIARPQDVRGVRWIHASGRRWDDSKVEKSLRSLKDKKKKLEEGGPVYSPTLDAEPARRTLRQRVLDEVKHYYHGFRLLWIDTTIAGRMLWRVLNGHPLSRRERRQFLRTCADVFRLLPFLVFIIVPFMEFLLPVALKLFPNMLPSTFETQSKKEERLKKELRVKLEMAKFLQDTIEEIALRNKVAQDTVTEEFSTFFQKIRDSGERPSNEQIIKFSKLFEDELTLDNLTRPQLVALCRLLELQSIGTNNFLRFQLIMKLRAIKADDKLIAEEGVESLNVNEVQAACRVRGMRALGVTEERLREQLSQWLELHLNQQIPTSLLLLSRAMFLPDTLSPADQLKTTLQTLPEMVTKEAQMMVAEMELSKVDNKTKVETTLQEEAAIRQDNKDREMERLADAAEKAAKGEEVGLEADRMKRNGAAAALSKTETSSETLRDVAPVIESMKGEEITKEEIDMLSDACSKLKEQKKLLTLEKEELEELKDDVQEYNEDLEEIKKELSKTGQEKALEESKASKRLSKRVNRMIGRIDKIIGELEKDKVILDGQVDSGSTPPVGLFYTFRENLISIDELIAVMRQIQNIPEHKLQSIAEALDDNKDGKIDIDDVIKVVELIDKEDIDISTSQVADIMVMLQKEEKLMEKEKAKEKAEKEQAATLNS